A genome region from Macrotis lagotis isolate mMagLag1 chromosome 4, bilby.v1.9.chrom.fasta, whole genome shotgun sequence includes the following:
- the LDB1 gene encoding LIM domain-binding protein 1 isoform X3, whose protein sequence is MSVGCACPGCSSKSFKLYSPKEPPNGNAFPPFHPGTMLDRDVGPTPMYPPTYLEPGIGRHTPYGNQTDYRIFELNKRLQNWTEECDNLWWDAFTTEFFEDDAMLTITFCLEDGPKRYTIGRTLIPRYFRSIFEGGATELYYVLKHPKEAFHSNFVSLDCDQGSMITQHGKPMFTQVCVEGRLYLEFMFDDMMRIKTWHFSIRQHREFIPRSILAMHAQDPQMLDQLSKNITRCGLSNSTLNYLRLCVILEPMQELMSRHKTYSLSPRDCLKTCLFQKWQRMVAPPAEPARQQPSKRRKRKMSGGSTMSSGGGNANNSNSKKKSPASTFALSSQVPDVMVVGEPTLMGGEFGDEDERLITRLENTQFDAANGIDDEDSFNNSPALGANSPWNSKPPSSQESKSENPTSQASQ, encoded by the exons GTTGTTCCTCAAAGTCATTCAAGCTGTACTCGCCGAAGGAGCCCCCGAACGGCAacgccttcccccccttccacccGGGCACCATGCTGGATCGGGATGTGGG CCCAACTCCCATGTACCCGCCTACATACCTGGAGCCTGGGATTGG GAGGCACACACCATATGGCAACCAGACAGACTACAGGATATTCGAGTTAAACAAGCGGCTGCAGAACTGGACAGAG GAGTGTGACAATCTCTGGTGGGATGCTTTTACAACTGAGTTCTTTGAGGATGATGCCATGTTAACCATCACCTTCTGTTTGGAAGATGGACCAAAGAGATACA CTATTGGCCGGACACTGATCCCACGCTACTTCCGCAGCATCTTTGAAGGAGGTGCTACAGAGCTGTATTATGTGCTAAAGCACCCCAAGGAAGCCTTCCACAGCAATTTTGTGTCCCTTGACTGTGACCAGGGCAGCATGATCACTCAGCACGGCAAGCCCATGTTCACCCAG GTCTGTGTGGAGGGCCGGCTATACCTGGAGTTCATGTTTGATGACATGATGAGGATAAAGACGTGGCACTTCAGCATCCGGCAACATCGTGAATTCATTCCTCGAAGCATTCTGGCCATGCAT GCCCAGGACCCCCAGATGCTGGACCAGTTATCCAAGAACATCACTCGCTGTGGATTGTCTAATTCCACTCTCAACTACCTCCGA CTCTGTGTGATCCTTGAGCCCATGCAGGAGCTCATGTCCCGCCACAAGACTTACAGCCTCAGCCCTCGTGACTGCCTCAAGACCTGCCTCTTCCAGAAGTGGCAGCGCATGGTTGCACCCCCTG CGGAACCAGCACGGCAACAACCAAGCAAGAGGCGGAAACGGAAGATGTCGGGTGGCAGCACGATGAGCTCAGGGGGCGGCAACgccaacaacagcaacagcaagaAGAAGAGCCCTGCCAGCACCTTCGCGCTCTCCAGCCAGGTACCT GATGTGATGGTGGTGGGGGAGCCTACCCTGATGGGCGGGGAGTTCGGGGACGAGGACGAGCGACTCATCACCCGTCTGGAGAACACACAATTTGATGCGGCCAACGGCATCGACGACGAGGACAGCTTCAACAACTCCCCAGCGCTGGGTGCCAACAGCCCCTGGAACAGCAAACCCCCCTCAAGCCAGGAGAGCAAGTCGGAGAACCCCACATCTCAGGCCTCCCAGTAA
- the LDB1 gene encoding LIM domain-binding protein 1 isoform X4, whose translation MSVGCACPGCSSKSFKLYSPKEPPNGNAFPPFHPGTMLDRDVGPTPMYPPTYLEPGIGRHTPYGNQTDYRIFELNKRLQNWTEECDNLWWDAFTTEFFEDDAMLTITFCLEDGPKRYTIGRTLIPRYFRSIFEGGATELYYVLKHPKEAFHSNFVSLDCDQGSMITQHGKPMFTQVCVEGRLYLEFMFDDMMRIKTWHFSIRQHREFIPRSILAMHAQDPQMLDQLSKNITRCGLSNSTLNYLRLCVILEPMQELMSRHKTYSLSPRDCLKTCLFQKWQRMVAPPAEPARQQPSKRRKRKMSGGSTMSSGGGNANNSNSKKKSPASTFALSSQDVMVVGEPTLMGGEFGDEDERLITRLENTQFDAANGIDDEDSFNNSPALGANSPWNSKPPSSQESKSENPTSQASQ comes from the exons GTTGTTCCTCAAAGTCATTCAAGCTGTACTCGCCGAAGGAGCCCCCGAACGGCAacgccttcccccccttccacccGGGCACCATGCTGGATCGGGATGTGGG CCCAACTCCCATGTACCCGCCTACATACCTGGAGCCTGGGATTGG GAGGCACACACCATATGGCAACCAGACAGACTACAGGATATTCGAGTTAAACAAGCGGCTGCAGAACTGGACAGAG GAGTGTGACAATCTCTGGTGGGATGCTTTTACAACTGAGTTCTTTGAGGATGATGCCATGTTAACCATCACCTTCTGTTTGGAAGATGGACCAAAGAGATACA CTATTGGCCGGACACTGATCCCACGCTACTTCCGCAGCATCTTTGAAGGAGGTGCTACAGAGCTGTATTATGTGCTAAAGCACCCCAAGGAAGCCTTCCACAGCAATTTTGTGTCCCTTGACTGTGACCAGGGCAGCATGATCACTCAGCACGGCAAGCCCATGTTCACCCAG GTCTGTGTGGAGGGCCGGCTATACCTGGAGTTCATGTTTGATGACATGATGAGGATAAAGACGTGGCACTTCAGCATCCGGCAACATCGTGAATTCATTCCTCGAAGCATTCTGGCCATGCAT GCCCAGGACCCCCAGATGCTGGACCAGTTATCCAAGAACATCACTCGCTGTGGATTGTCTAATTCCACTCTCAACTACCTCCGA CTCTGTGTGATCCTTGAGCCCATGCAGGAGCTCATGTCCCGCCACAAGACTTACAGCCTCAGCCCTCGTGACTGCCTCAAGACCTGCCTCTTCCAGAAGTGGCAGCGCATGGTTGCACCCCCTG CGGAACCAGCACGGCAACAACCAAGCAAGAGGCGGAAACGGAAGATGTCGGGTGGCAGCACGATGAGCTCAGGGGGCGGCAACgccaacaacagcaacagcaagaAGAAGAGCCCTGCCAGCACCTTCGCGCTCTCCAGCCAG GATGTGATGGTGGTGGGGGAGCCTACCCTGATGGGCGGGGAGTTCGGGGACGAGGACGAGCGACTCATCACCCGTCTGGAGAACACACAATTTGATGCGGCCAACGGCATCGACGACGAGGACAGCTTCAACAACTCCCCAGCGCTGGGTGCCAACAGCCCCTGGAACAGCAAACCCCCCTCAAGCCAGGAGAGCAAGTCGGAGAACCCCACATCTCAGGCCTCCCAGTAA
- the LDB1 gene encoding LIM domain-binding protein 1 isoform X1 produces the protein MSVGCACPGCSSKSFKLYSPKEPPNGNAFPPFHPGTMLDRDVGPTPMYPPTYLEPGIGRHTPYGNQTDYRIFELNKRLQNWTEECDNLWWDAFTTEFFEDDAMLTITFCLEDGPKRYTIGRTLIPRYFRSIFEGGATELYYVLKHPKEAFHSNFVSLDCDQGSMITQHGKPMFTQVCPQVCVEGRLYLEFMFDDMMRIKTWHFSIRQHREFIPRSILAMHAQDPQMLDQLSKNITRCGLSNSTLNYLRLCVILEPMQELMSRHKTYSLSPRDCLKTCLFQKWQRMVAPPAEPARQQPSKRRKRKMSGGSTMSSGGGNANNSNSKKKSPASTFALSSQVPDVMVVGEPTLMGGEFGDEDERLITRLENTQFDAANGIDDEDSFNNSPALGANSPWNSKPPSSQESKSENPTSQASQ, from the exons GTTGTTCCTCAAAGTCATTCAAGCTGTACTCGCCGAAGGAGCCCCCGAACGGCAacgccttcccccccttccacccGGGCACCATGCTGGATCGGGATGTGGG CCCAACTCCCATGTACCCGCCTACATACCTGGAGCCTGGGATTGG GAGGCACACACCATATGGCAACCAGACAGACTACAGGATATTCGAGTTAAACAAGCGGCTGCAGAACTGGACAGAG GAGTGTGACAATCTCTGGTGGGATGCTTTTACAACTGAGTTCTTTGAGGATGATGCCATGTTAACCATCACCTTCTGTTTGGAAGATGGACCAAAGAGATACA CTATTGGCCGGACACTGATCCCACGCTACTTCCGCAGCATCTTTGAAGGAGGTGCTACAGAGCTGTATTATGTGCTAAAGCACCCCAAGGAAGCCTTCCACAGCAATTTTGTGTCCCTTGACTGTGACCAGGGCAGCATGATCACTCAGCACGGCAAGCCCATGTTCACCCAG GTATGTCCTCAGGTCTGTGTGGAGGGCCGGCTATACCTGGAGTTCATGTTTGATGACATGATGAGGATAAAGACGTGGCACTTCAGCATCCGGCAACATCGTGAATTCATTCCTCGAAGCATTCTGGCCATGCAT GCCCAGGACCCCCAGATGCTGGACCAGTTATCCAAGAACATCACTCGCTGTGGATTGTCTAATTCCACTCTCAACTACCTCCGA CTCTGTGTGATCCTTGAGCCCATGCAGGAGCTCATGTCCCGCCACAAGACTTACAGCCTCAGCCCTCGTGACTGCCTCAAGACCTGCCTCTTCCAGAAGTGGCAGCGCATGGTTGCACCCCCTG CGGAACCAGCACGGCAACAACCAAGCAAGAGGCGGAAACGGAAGATGTCGGGTGGCAGCACGATGAGCTCAGGGGGCGGCAACgccaacaacagcaacagcaagaAGAAGAGCCCTGCCAGCACCTTCGCGCTCTCCAGCCAGGTACCT GATGTGATGGTGGTGGGGGAGCCTACCCTGATGGGCGGGGAGTTCGGGGACGAGGACGAGCGACTCATCACCCGTCTGGAGAACACACAATTTGATGCGGCCAACGGCATCGACGACGAGGACAGCTTCAACAACTCCCCAGCGCTGGGTGCCAACAGCCCCTGGAACAGCAAACCCCCCTCAAGCCAGGAGAGCAAGTCGGAGAACCCCACATCTCAGGCCTCCCAGTAA
- the LDB1 gene encoding LIM domain-binding protein 1 isoform X2 gives MSVGCACPGCSSKSFKLYSPKEPPNGNAFPPFHPGTMLDRDVGPTPMYPPTYLEPGIGRHTPYGNQTDYRIFELNKRLQNWTEECDNLWWDAFTTEFFEDDAMLTITFCLEDGPKRYTIGRTLIPRYFRSIFEGGATELYYVLKHPKEAFHSNFVSLDCDQGSMITQHGKPMFTQVCPQVCVEGRLYLEFMFDDMMRIKTWHFSIRQHREFIPRSILAMHAQDPQMLDQLSKNITRCGLSNSTLNYLRLCVILEPMQELMSRHKTYSLSPRDCLKTCLFQKWQRMVAPPAEPARQQPSKRRKRKMSGGSTMSSGGGNANNSNSKKKSPASTFALSSQDVMVVGEPTLMGGEFGDEDERLITRLENTQFDAANGIDDEDSFNNSPALGANSPWNSKPPSSQESKSENPTSQASQ, from the exons GTTGTTCCTCAAAGTCATTCAAGCTGTACTCGCCGAAGGAGCCCCCGAACGGCAacgccttcccccccttccacccGGGCACCATGCTGGATCGGGATGTGGG CCCAACTCCCATGTACCCGCCTACATACCTGGAGCCTGGGATTGG GAGGCACACACCATATGGCAACCAGACAGACTACAGGATATTCGAGTTAAACAAGCGGCTGCAGAACTGGACAGAG GAGTGTGACAATCTCTGGTGGGATGCTTTTACAACTGAGTTCTTTGAGGATGATGCCATGTTAACCATCACCTTCTGTTTGGAAGATGGACCAAAGAGATACA CTATTGGCCGGACACTGATCCCACGCTACTTCCGCAGCATCTTTGAAGGAGGTGCTACAGAGCTGTATTATGTGCTAAAGCACCCCAAGGAAGCCTTCCACAGCAATTTTGTGTCCCTTGACTGTGACCAGGGCAGCATGATCACTCAGCACGGCAAGCCCATGTTCACCCAG GTATGTCCTCAGGTCTGTGTGGAGGGCCGGCTATACCTGGAGTTCATGTTTGATGACATGATGAGGATAAAGACGTGGCACTTCAGCATCCGGCAACATCGTGAATTCATTCCTCGAAGCATTCTGGCCATGCAT GCCCAGGACCCCCAGATGCTGGACCAGTTATCCAAGAACATCACTCGCTGTGGATTGTCTAATTCCACTCTCAACTACCTCCGA CTCTGTGTGATCCTTGAGCCCATGCAGGAGCTCATGTCCCGCCACAAGACTTACAGCCTCAGCCCTCGTGACTGCCTCAAGACCTGCCTCTTCCAGAAGTGGCAGCGCATGGTTGCACCCCCTG CGGAACCAGCACGGCAACAACCAAGCAAGAGGCGGAAACGGAAGATGTCGGGTGGCAGCACGATGAGCTCAGGGGGCGGCAACgccaacaacagcaacagcaagaAGAAGAGCCCTGCCAGCACCTTCGCGCTCTCCAGCCAG GATGTGATGGTGGTGGGGGAGCCTACCCTGATGGGCGGGGAGTTCGGGGACGAGGACGAGCGACTCATCACCCGTCTGGAGAACACACAATTTGATGCGGCCAACGGCATCGACGACGAGGACAGCTTCAACAACTCCCCAGCGCTGGGTGCCAACAGCCCCTGGAACAGCAAACCCCCCTCAAGCCAGGAGAGCAAGTCGGAGAACCCCACATCTCAGGCCTCCCAGTAA
- the LDB1 gene encoding LIM domain-binding protein 1 isoform X5 — translation MLDRDVGPTPMYPPTYLEPGIGRHTPYGNQTDYRIFELNKRLQNWTEECDNLWWDAFTTEFFEDDAMLTITFCLEDGPKRYTIGRTLIPRYFRSIFEGGATELYYVLKHPKEAFHSNFVSLDCDQGSMITQHGKPMFTQVCPQVCVEGRLYLEFMFDDMMRIKTWHFSIRQHREFIPRSILAMHAQDPQMLDQLSKNITRCGLSNSTLNYLRLCVILEPMQELMSRHKTYSLSPRDCLKTCLFQKWQRMVAPPAEPARQQPSKRRKRKMSGGSTMSSGGGNANNSNSKKKSPASTFALSSQVPDVMVVGEPTLMGGEFGDEDERLITRLENTQFDAANGIDDEDSFNNSPALGANSPWNSKPPSSQESKSENPTSQASQ, via the exons ATGCTGGATCGGGATGTGGG CCCAACTCCCATGTACCCGCCTACATACCTGGAGCCTGGGATTGG GAGGCACACACCATATGGCAACCAGACAGACTACAGGATATTCGAGTTAAACAAGCGGCTGCAGAACTGGACAGAG GAGTGTGACAATCTCTGGTGGGATGCTTTTACAACTGAGTTCTTTGAGGATGATGCCATGTTAACCATCACCTTCTGTTTGGAAGATGGACCAAAGAGATACA CTATTGGCCGGACACTGATCCCACGCTACTTCCGCAGCATCTTTGAAGGAGGTGCTACAGAGCTGTATTATGTGCTAAAGCACCCCAAGGAAGCCTTCCACAGCAATTTTGTGTCCCTTGACTGTGACCAGGGCAGCATGATCACTCAGCACGGCAAGCCCATGTTCACCCAG GTATGTCCTCAGGTCTGTGTGGAGGGCCGGCTATACCTGGAGTTCATGTTTGATGACATGATGAGGATAAAGACGTGGCACTTCAGCATCCGGCAACATCGTGAATTCATTCCTCGAAGCATTCTGGCCATGCAT GCCCAGGACCCCCAGATGCTGGACCAGTTATCCAAGAACATCACTCGCTGTGGATTGTCTAATTCCACTCTCAACTACCTCCGA CTCTGTGTGATCCTTGAGCCCATGCAGGAGCTCATGTCCCGCCACAAGACTTACAGCCTCAGCCCTCGTGACTGCCTCAAGACCTGCCTCTTCCAGAAGTGGCAGCGCATGGTTGCACCCCCTG CGGAACCAGCACGGCAACAACCAAGCAAGAGGCGGAAACGGAAGATGTCGGGTGGCAGCACGATGAGCTCAGGGGGCGGCAACgccaacaacagcaacagcaagaAGAAGAGCCCTGCCAGCACCTTCGCGCTCTCCAGCCAGGTACCT GATGTGATGGTGGTGGGGGAGCCTACCCTGATGGGCGGGGAGTTCGGGGACGAGGACGAGCGACTCATCACCCGTCTGGAGAACACACAATTTGATGCGGCCAACGGCATCGACGACGAGGACAGCTTCAACAACTCCCCAGCGCTGGGTGCCAACAGCCCCTGGAACAGCAAACCCCCCTCAAGCCAGGAGAGCAAGTCGGAGAACCCCACATCTCAGGCCTCCCAGTAA